The DNA window GAGCAGGTAGATCCACCTGATGCTGACCGTGCCGGCGCGCGGGTGTTGTTTCGTGTCATTCAGGTCGTATTGCGCGGCGATCACTCGGGATCGTTCGCTGGCACGCTCGAACTCCGCAATGACCTCAGCGAGGGTCTCGTTCGCCCCGACCGCGAAGCTGGCGACCTCGCCCGGACGGGGTGTGTCGCCTCCGGATTCGAGGAAGCGTTGGAACCAGATCCGTTCGGCGGCGGCGGCGTGTTTGATCAACGCGATCGGCGTGGTCAGCGACGGCACTAGGCGACGGCGGGCCTCTTCGTCCGACAACCCGCGCACGGTGTCGATGAGCCCAGCCCGGTTGCGGTCGAGCATGTTCTCGAGCAGGACGCGTTCGGGACCGTCGGTAACTCTCTGCGGTAGAGACATATTCGTGTGTCCTCTCTTATTTCTGTTGTGTCGGAATTGATTTCGCGGTTTGCGGACGTGTCGGATCCGTCGTTCGGATCTCGGGGGGATCGCTGGATGTCGTGCCGCCGCGTGACCCGGTTGAGCGGGGCGGCATTAGGCACGCGTGCGCGGCTATCAACCGTGTGATGGGTGGGCGCGCCGATGGGCGGCTCGGATGCCGAATGTGGTTGGCGCTGCCTGATCGGTTGGCGAGACGCAAACAACCACGGTGTCGATCACCGGCGGCGGCATGTGATCGCGTCGGCTACTGACAGCGGGTTGCGAGCTGCGCTGCCGGCGGACGCTGAGCCGACGGATGTGCGGACAGATTCGCACCGTGCGGTCGCTCTTGTCAACGTCGGTCGGTGGGCTCAGCTCGTTGCTGACGTGATCGGCTGCTGACGTCGGCGGCGTAGCCCGTCCAGTCTCCGGCGCCGAAGCGCCGCTACCGAACAGAGAATTTTCAGCCGGCCGGGACTACGGACGGAAATCCGAAAGAGGGCACCAACTTCGGATCGCCGAAGGAGACCACCCCGGCAATACCCGTGGGTGTCACGGTGAGCACGACCACTCCATATGCGTGGTAGTCACCGTCGTCGCCGCGGCGATAGCCGACGGCTGCGGGCTGCCCGTTCGCGCCGGTAGGCAGCATGAGCCAGTCCCCCTCGGCGCCCAGAACATATCGGCGCAAGAAGGGCACGCAAGTCCTGCGGCCCGCAAACCAGGTCTGTATCGGCGGCGCCTCCAGTGTGGACTCGTCGCAGAGCAAACGCTCGAGTTCGGCCGCATCCGCATTCTGGAAAGCTGCCATGTACCGGTCGAGCAGCGCCCTCGCATGCGATTCAGCGGGTTCGGCAAGAGCATCCGGCCTCGGTGACAGTTCCCGCAATCGAGCACGGGCACGCTGCAGAGTGCTTTTGACCGCGGGCGTGCTCGTGCCGAGCATGGCCGCGACCTCGACCGCCGGGAAGGCCAGCACATCCCGCAGAATGAGTACCGCCCGCTGCGTACCGGGCAGGTACTGCAAGCTGGCGATGAGCGCCAGCCGCAGCCCCTGCCGCGCCGCGAAGACTACCGCCGGATCCGCCGACTCCGGGATCACCAGTGCATCGGAAATCGGTTGCAGCCAACTGATATTCGATTCCGCACGTTGCGCGGCGGCCGCCGGGTACGGTTCGGGTTCACCGAGACCGGAGGGCAGCACGCGGCGACTGTGGTGTTGCAGCGCAGTCAGGCAGGCGTTGGTCGCGATCCGGTACAGCCAGGTGCGCACCGAGGACCTGCCTTCGAACCCGTCGTAGGAGCGCCACGCGCGGAGGTAGGTCTCTTGCACAAGATCCTCGGCGTCATCGGCCGATCCCAGCATCCGATAGCAGTGTGCCAGCAGCTCGCGACGGAACGGCTCGGTATCGCGCACGAACGACGCGTTGTCCGGGCCCACCGAGCCGTCTCCGTTCATCCGATCGATTGTGCTCTCGCCTCAGCTGGTTCGCCCGAGGAAGGCGGCGAGCCTGTCGGCGGGAACGGCATCGGCGGGCGTTTCGGCAACCGGGCCGAACGGGGCTACGCCGTCGGGACCGCGCAGCGCATCGGCGACGGTGGCCTTCGCCTGGATCAGTAGTTCCTCCGCAAGTTCGGGGTCTAGATCCGTGGCCCGACCGATCGCCCGGGCCAGATCCCAGCCGTGGGTGAACTGGTCCACCGTGGCCAGGCCCATGAAGGCAGCCCCGGACATCTCTGCGAATGACAGCCTGACCGTCTTGTCGAGGGCGCCGGGGGTTTCGAAGGCGGCCAGCGCATCTCGGATGTACGTGTCGTAGGTCGCGAGATAGTCACCCGCGGTGAAATCCCGCTGGTCGGTGACATCGTTGTCGCTCATCACCGCCGCGGCCCAGTGCGCCGTGCCGATGAAATGATTGATCAGCTCCCGCACATCCCATGAAGCACACGGTGTCGGCACATCGAGCTGGTCGGGCCGGACGGCGGCCAGAACGGCCCGGGTACTGGTGAATGCTCGGTCGAGCCGCGACGTCGGAGCGGTCGTCTGCTGGTTGTTCATCGATGGAGATCCTCTCGTTTCGGAAGGTATCGGCCTCCAACCATGCAGACCTACCTAACGAGCAAAAAGAATCGCGGCCGTTGCTCAGCCTAAGGGTCGGCCGCCAATTGACTCGGCTTGATGGGGCGGGGTGCCATTTAGCGGATGAGAGGGTGGGTCAGTGGCGGGAGCGGAGGTATTCGTCGTGGGCGCGGTCTTCGTGGTGGTAGCGCTGGGTGAGAGTTAGGAGGCGGTGGATTTCGGTGGACATGGCGGTGGCGTCCAGGGGGGTGGCGATTATGGGGTTGCCGGTTTTTATGTAGTAGCGGCCGTCGGGGTAGTCCATCCACCAGAAGCCGCGGCCGGGGGTGGGGCGGGCGTCGACGGCTGGGCCTGCGTAGATGGTTATTTCGCCGAGGGCGGAGCGGGGGCGTTGGAAAATGCGGTTCAGTTGTTCGAGGGGGCCGTGGTCGTGGGCGCGGCGGATGTGGCGGTCGCGGTCGGCGGCGATCTCCTCGCGGCGGAGCTCCAGGCGGGGGTGGGTGCCGGGATCGCGTCGTGGCAAGGCGTCGACGGCTTGGGTGCAGACCTGCTGTGCGGTGCAGTATGTGATGAGCACATCGCCGCCGGTATCGGCGGTGGCGCCGGGCAATTGGGTGAGCGCGGCCCCCATGCGGTCGCGGACCGCGCCGTGGAATCGGTAGGTCTGCGATAGGTCGGGGCCGCCGAAACCCTTCGACTCCACCCGGGCATCCGGTTCGAGCAGCACCTCGATGGCGTGTTCGAGTTCGGGTGAGTACTTCGCGAGCAGGGTGGTGAGTGCGGCGTCGCGGTGGCGTTCCAGCTCGTCGAATTCGGTGATCTCGGTGCGGTAGTGCAGCGGGTAGGGCATACGGTCGC is part of the Nocardia sp. NBC_00565 genome and encodes:
- a CDS encoding TIGR03086 family metal-binding protein, whose protein sequence is MNNQQTTAPTSRLDRAFTSTRAVLAAVRPDQLDVPTPCASWDVRELINHFIGTAHWAAAVMSDNDVTDQRDFTAGDYLATYDTYIRDALAAFETPGALDKTVRLSFAEMSGAAFMGLATVDQFTHGWDLARAIGRATDLDPELAEELLIQAKATVADALRGPDGVAPFGPVAETPADAVPADRLAAFLGRTS
- a CDS encoding sigma-70 family RNA polymerase sigma factor, encoding MNGDGSVGPDNASFVRDTEPFRRELLAHCYRMLGSADDAEDLVQETYLRAWRSYDGFEGRSSVRTWLYRIATNACLTALQHHSRRVLPSGLGEPEPYPAAAAQRAESNISWLQPISDALVIPESADPAVVFAARQGLRLALIASLQYLPGTQRAVLILRDVLAFPAVEVAAMLGTSTPAVKSTLQRARARLRELSPRPDALAEPAESHARALLDRYMAAFQNADAAELERLLCDESTLEAPPIQTWFAGRRTCVPFLRRYVLGAEGDWLMLPTGANGQPAAVGYRRGDDGDYHAYGVVVLTVTPTGIAGVVSFGDPKLVPSFGFPSVVPAG
- a CDS encoding DinB family protein, producing the protein MSLPQRVTDGPERVLLENMLDRNRAGLIDTVRGLSDEEARRRLVPSLTTPIALIKHAAAAERIWFQRFLESGGDTPRPGEVASFAVGANETLAEVIAEFERASERSRVIAAQYDLNDTKQHPRAGTVSIRWIYLLMIEEFARHAGHSDILCEQLAAAHAQ
- a CDS encoding ESX secretion-associated protein EspG, which codes for MTTTVASSTRLSGLEFEMLWAAYGRDRMPYPLHYRTEITEFDELERHRDAALTTLLAKYSPELEHAIEVLLEPDARVESKGFGGPDLSQTYRFHGAVRDRMGAALTQLPGATADTGGDVLITYCTAQQVCTQAVDALPRRDPGTHPRLELRREEIAADRDRHIRRAHDHGPLEQLNRIFQRPRSALGEITIYAGPAVDARPTPGRGFWWMDYPDGRYYIKTGNPIIATPLDATAMSTEIHRLLTLTQRYHHEDRAHDEYLRSRH